CTGTTAGATTATTTACTGAACACGATACGGGTCAATAATATACTCCCACACACCCGCAACCAGCTCAGCACTCAATACAACCCGTACAGCTCAATATACTTGAGTTATTTACATTCACATATCAATAAAACAAGCAGATTTAGCCTAAAATCGGACGAAAGATCAATCCTAAATGTAATTCTGGCTAGTATTCTGTTTATATTGATTTCTATGAGTGACCTCAGTCTCTCTTATATGTATAGTTACATTTTTTACGAGTAGAGACGATTATATAATTGCACATACCTACACATACATTCAAACTAACAAGACtcttattatatagatttatttattattagtagtacagtagtaggtCTTAAATGATCATTTGTACTACTTAGAATTAATGAACAGATATGGTGaccgtaccagtcaaatgtttggacacaccttgtcaTTCACGTTTTTCCTacgttgtaaattaatactaaaggaaCACATACAGAATAATGTAGttattaaacctaaaaatgtttctaaaaattgTCCAAAATACTCTGAATATTTTACTCATTTAGATAGATGACTTTTaattggggtgctgttaacttgcggtttctgagactggtgcaacagaggaaactcatgctcttcctttcctgggatggtcctgatgagagccagtttcatcatactgatagtgtttgcaactgcacttgaggatactttcttgttCTTGACATTTTTCGCATTTACTGGCCTTAATTTCTTAGTCATTTATTTCTTTACGTAATTAAGCTTTTTTGATCCTTTTCCTGcactgttttccttttttccccaTATTTCCCATAttcatttggcagatgcttttatccaaagtgacttgcAATAATGATGAACATTTAGTAATAAAAGACATATAagttcaagtaaaaaaaaaaaaaaaaaaaaaaacatttttagacagggcctaaaaggAAGGCAAAGgggaatagtgggatagaggcggaaaggaggaaatgaggttagaagtagttagtttgttagaggtgttaggagagtaagtgctctttgaagagctctgtcttcaggagtttcttaaagatagcgagagagtctcctgatctggtagtggaaggtagtttgttccaccatttgggaactctgtatgagaacagtctggattgcttagtgtgaatgtttggcaaagctaggcgacgttcactggaggagtaGTGCAGCGGCCGGGAGTAAGTGTGAATGAGGAGGTTTGCCACTAGGACTAGTATCACTAGTGTAGTTTTAGGATAAAATGTCTTGCTGTGAAACAGTTAAAGTTTTATGAGAGcacttatttatttttgcattttatctctccacttttagactttaCCATGTGTGGCTCCTCGATTAGTAGCTGTCAGTAAAACGAAGCCGCCGGACATGGTGCTGGAGGCTTACAAACACGGACAGCGCAACTTTGGAGAGAACTATGTAAGTAAAGTTAGATTTCAGTCTCTGGTTTCCAGAAGTGTTTTAAGTTTAAAGACTGTGTTTTAAGACTGTGTTTTTTGAGTGGTAGAGTATTTATTGTGATGTTTACTTGACCATTATATGCTAATATTAAGCATTTATTCAAATTATAAACTGTTTGTTAAAGCTTTTGTGTTTGTCATTCTTACAGGTAAATGAACTGTTGGAGAAAGCCACTCACCCTCTGGTGCGTATAATCCACATATAATAAAGGAACTGGCGGTTTGTTAATGCCCTGCTCACACTACAGCATAATCTGGCTGATTTTTAGGGATTTTTTAGGCTGTGAAATTTTTTTACTacaaaatattccacagccaactgtcagtgctattataacaaaGTAGAACTGCCTGGGAATTACAGTAAGCCTCAGATACAGTGGTGTGCTGCCACTGGAATCCAGAGCAGTAGAGACGTGTTTTCTGGAGTGATAAAAATCACGCTTCTTAGCTGCTAGGAGAACTGTACTTGCCGGCTTGCATTGTGCCAAGTTCAAcatttggtggaggggggattatgtttTGCGGTTGTTTTTCCTCAACCCCATCGGATGAATTTGGGTGGACCTCACAAACGTTGATTAAAATTCAGGTTTCACTCAAGGTTAAAAGCAGACAGGCAAACATTTTGGCTGTATATGTTTGCATTATCCTCCAGCTAGCATTACAGTACATATAAGCACTCTTTGACACTTCTTTTCAGCCTTGGTTTCATCCATGTCCCTTTCTTATTTTGAGCAGAAAACACTTAGTTTTGCTGAAGAAACTCCTGCAAGGTTTTGAGGATGGGGTGTCAGCTGGGCATGTGTAATCTTAAAGTGGGCAGAGATTTATTCAGGGAAGATGGCTTAATGGTTGGATTTTGATGACTTATGACGAttaatgtcagaaaaaaaaatctgtaaaaatgtctctgtggggttttttttctgCTCTAGTTAGGACTAATAAAACCATGTAGTGTGGACCAGGCATAAGCTTATGTGTTAAACATTTTACTGATacgtttttttatctgaattagATTTTATCATCATGCCCTGAAATTAAGTGGCATTTCATTGGACACCTACAGAAGAATAATGTTAATAAACTCTTGGGTAAGCAATTCAACTTCCATTTACAAACCTTTCAATTATTTTTGCTTTTAAGTTATCCTCaactttttttgtgcatttaaaatattaatagtaaAGGTTATTTGTAGTTAGTTACTGTGTATTTTTCCCTGAttccttttctttattcacacCCAGGTGTTACAAACCTCTACATGGTGGAGACGGTTGACTCTGTTAAACTGGCCGACAAAGTGAACAGCTCGTGGCAGAAGTTACGAGGGTCTAACGCTCGGAGGTTAAAGATCATGGTGCAGATCAACACCAGCGGAGAGGAAAGTGTGTGTCCACTCCTCAAATAGTGTGTTAACGTTTTACTGGTATTCACTACTGTTAAGGCCCTTTCAACAgagtatgattttttttgcatgtaaaAAATAGAACCTTCACACCACAACTCAAACATTTACACCTCAcaactagtgctgtgcgatatgacgataaatatcgtgagGACGATaggtgtctatcgtgctacttacttaccttctatcatccctatcatttctacagtaatttcatcaaataTTCAAGCAAGCATATAAAGTAGGCtaagatgaaatgtattggcgtgatcactttgcataaactcagtttataaaagtgataataaagtaatcttcgcaaaaaaagcttcataatgtggttttgcgacgctGCTTTATAATACGTTATTTGACGCCAGATTTGCGACATGGTTtacattattaaactcatgagagctgaacaatggagacgcattgttcttttggaaaaattagctactgcatctacctcatctgttttcatttgatacatatatattgctgcactaaaaggtcgTAATTcttatttgtgaaagtttggtttaatgtcactttgaaataaagttggaaaaaagtaagcaatgatattattttgtcatatttttcaaagaataactgaaaacatacataaatgtggtatatcatgatctATATCGTTTTcgttatataaaaaattccatatcgtgatatatgatttttaccatatcgcccagcactactcacAACCCACCTGTTGATAACATAAAAAAGCTGTTTGTCTGCATTAGGCCCCTACAGCTGGGATTTTTCAATCTGATGGTGTTTATTTTGCAAATGACATTGTTTTTGGCATTACtaaatgttcttatttttgtgttttgcttaAAATTGATTTAGCTCttgatatttacttattttttccacATATACTTTTATGACTGAATGTAGAAAATTCACTGCTGTGAtttcaaacacattgtttttaacaAGAATTTTTCTGATCCACGTCAGACATAAATATCCGGAACAGCAAGTGCGCTGGGTTGTATGTCAAAGTTCTAATGATTTCAGCTTTATAAAAATAGTAAGCTTTTGTGTTTAAGCAAGATCAGCTATTCTGTTTGGTCTGCATCTGTGACAATGGAGCTCTGATTGGTTAGCCTGATTCTAATGCATCTGACAAACTCAGGGTGCAATTTTCAGCATTTCTGCTGGTCAGTTTTAGGCTCTATATGAAAGACAACATTAATATACCTgtcgtttttttccttttaactctgcatgcataaaacaaaaaatcagacTTGGATGAAAGGGCCTTATTTTAGTTATTATGTTTGTGCTTCAGAGacagagacatttaaaaagtaaaaaaaaatccttattaaaTCTCACAAACCTATTAGTGGTGGGTAATGGCAAAGCAATTTAGGGAAATAAAAGCTTTTCTGCCGAGATTATCAGTATCGCCATTATTTAAAGCCCCAGGGAAGCTAAAtgtgagtttttgtttttttgtgtaatcatgttaatgtgtgtgttatCATATTTCTGCTTTATGTTTTCTATTAGAACTTTGCTGAATGCTTTACATAACACAAACCAAGTTTAGTATCATACaacaaatatcaatatataaacGCATGTTCTCAGGGGCTGTAACAAGCAATGAAAGATCCAACATGGTGTATTTAAAAACAGATTCATTACTGATATGTTGCCAGTTTAAACTTATTAAaccttaaaatataaaatagattcATATTGTGTTGCTACAGATTAATTCCACACCTGTAATATTGGagagtattaaagtattaaagtacagAAATATACTGAACCTGAACTTTCTCGTCTGGACTTTTTCTATTAGGTAAACACGGCCTGCCTCCTGATGAAACCGTTAACACCATCAAGCACATCGTATCTCAGTGTACTGCCCTGGACTTCGCTGGACTCATGACTATTGGCCGTTATGGCTATGACCTCAGTGACGGACCCAATCCAGACTTCCAGGTAGGTttattaataaatcaatcaaaaaaaaaacaaccaaccaaccagccaactaGTGCTGGGCGTTATGGACATTCTTTGCATGACTCTgtgctttaatataggtttgtaacTTATTCTACTGTTAcgagtaaatataatataaaacactaaggctttaaattaaaattactttgattagtattgagtttactttgtcccacaacattaaacaatatatgaagaaatcaagaagagatacgccaacaacttaaacacaacttcctttacaaaattttaaaaatatttttaatagttccattaacactataaatagacataaaatgctcaatgtttaagtattcaaagatatATTTCTCAGAAGGTCTTTTGCACAAattagacacaagtttaatataaatttacaatgttattcctaaagccattagaggcattgcagtatttaaatcagccacaattctctTCTTTTTCcagtcaaaaaatacatttaaatcttcCTTTAAGCTAcagcattaatatatttaaaagggctgtagttactgctccaTTTTACTGGgattaaaacacacatacagtagaaactgcagcaggagctgttctcatttctctgcaGGCAGTAAAGCACAGGGGTGCGTGTTTTTCTTTGAAAAACTATTTAATAACCTTGGTTAAAAACACAGAGGGAAAATAAGCAACtaagaaacacaaataaaaaggtaaacttaactatataattatataaaatgattacatttaagatttattaacctcttaacacgatataatatttaatatctggctgtgtttatgaatagttataggttcaatatagacagccaatataccattttaaagcttagaatctctgcttttcagttatctagcctatttagctgtatctcctttcagaaattaaacatttagggcgaaatatgccttggtatttccgtttatcgtacgtccatatttgatcgaatgcggacatgttatcaTGTTACCATTCTAACCGTCTGCCcctccggattccgaaactgtgctccgttttactgtaggatgtacggtctctgaattagagctgaaagagcgcgttgcagcgcgtgttcagagttgaaaaatgctCAGTTTTTTTCCTGTAGTTACCTAaagtcactccccccaccccccaacacccaccagcgtGTCCCCCACTCTCTTATCTTCAAAATGAGTCCAGactcaagaaaatccatcaatccagtctcctataatccacagttatatccaccccgcgctaggaataatgtgagacggaatctaaactttaattcctaattaaaagcattttattcgacgctacgccgattctggcccacagccagacagggcggagcctactggacatgacggtatgagaatgaggtctgtcagccaatcaggtggcgagctcggccagctgaaaggcAAAGAAAGGAagatgcttggccatagataCTGAGTCTAATAGACTTTCCACTCtgcagaacaaccgctcttaaaaagacagtgcggatttctgtttgtatatgagtagaccacacaaaaacccagagtttactgcaaaatgagttataaaagtggtagtttttattattctaaagtttccagtcgtttggagaaagaaaagaccattactggttcaaatcactataattcCTAaacagtaataggtagcagtttaaaattttatatgattgtaaacacattatagtaaaatatagagctgtcaaaacccttgttccatataaatagttcattttatgtgtctaaaaaaaaaataaaaataaaatagaaaatctgaaaagcgcctaaaaagtttcctggtttttaccatattttggccattacatgttcaattgaaaaattaaaatgctttaaatgaattgtgtaaaggcttctaagtaatattaattcatagaattgactctaagttatttaatattggagtgataagccttcaaatgtgagtatgtaatttcaggcggaaaatggtaaaaataggcttggagcttaagaggttaataagagattaaataaaaagaaaacaaaataaaataagaaggcaatataaaagtaaaattgaACTGTAATTCCTGGTGCATGTCTCTCCCACATTACAATACCAAGAATGCATCttacactgacatcactccctcgtGCGATCACATGACATTGCACACGGCACTACCTGAAAGTCAGTCACCTGAGTATTGACTTCACCTGTTCATGTaactaaaaatacactttaaaaaaataaaatacacctaAAAATATTACTTCAAACACATCACATCTCGCCCACTTCACAAAGCGTATTTTGCCTGCCCTTCGCTACTGCCTCTCTGTGTAGAAACCCTGGACTATATT
The Astyanax mexicanus isolate ESR-SI-001 chromosome 13, AstMex3_surface, whole genome shotgun sequence DNA segment above includes these coding regions:
- the plpbp gene encoding pyridoxal phosphate homeostasis protein gives rise to the protein MWRVVMSEEVGRKVQAVVDRVQQAVTRRPKTLPCVAPRLVAVSKTKPPDMVLEAYKHGQRNFGENYVNELLEKATHPLILSSCPEIKWHFIGHLQKNNVNKLLGVTNLYMVETVDSVKLADKVNSSWQKLRGSNARRLKIMVQINTSGEESKHGLPPDETVNTIKHIVSQCTALDFAGLMTIGRYGYDLSDGPNPDFQMLLKCREQVCESLKLSVEQVELSMGMSTDFEHAIEVGSTNVRVGSTIFGTREYPTTPSPSPEKKPKVVSEEAAKKMERLTVSDH